In a single window of the Fusarium falciforme chromosome 3, complete sequence genome:
- a CDS encoding NAD(P)-bd-dom domain-containing protein, producing the protein MHIFIIGGTGRNGSLAIQEALSRGHTVTALVRNPSTASLPSHTNLTLVKGTPTSQADVLAGLTTPEPPKAIISALAQVRTSESPFAALRPDTTPDFLTSSMRVLLAAISQANLPYKPKLVINSAQGVGSSWRSMNLPGKIIFSHGSMGIGLKDHNKLDQLVRDSGLPFVSPRPCMLAEGDVKDVKVWPEDGKGCAWMPSITRASVGQWLVDAVESKEWDGKAPVITN; encoded by the coding sequence ATgcacatcttcatcatcggtgGAACCGGCCGCAACGGCTCTCTAGCCATCCAAGAAGCCCTCTCCAGAGGACATACGGTCACAGCCCTTGTCCGCAACCCATCCACCGCATCCCTACCCTCCCACACCAACCTCACCCTCGTCAAGGGCACCCCCACTTCTCAAGCCGACGTCCTCGCCGGCCTCACAACTCCTGAGCctcccaaggccatcatTTCAGCGCTTGCCCAGGTTCGCACTTCAGAGTCGCCTTTTGCAGCTCTGCGTCCTGATACTACACCCGACTTTTTGACTTCGAGCATGCGCGTTTTGCTTGCTGCCATCTCGCAGGCCAACCTCCCCTACAAACCCAAGCTGGTCATAAATTCGGCTCAGGGTGTCGGCTCCTCCTGGCGCTCTATGAATCTTCCTGGCAAGATCATCTTCAGTCACGGAAGCATGGGCATCGGACTCAAGGACCACAACAAGCTCGACCAGCTCGTCCGCGATAGCGGCTTGCCCTTTGTTTCCCCACGACCGTGTATGCTCGCCGAAGGTGACGTCAAGGACGTCAAGGTCTGGCCTGAAGATGGAAAGGGCTGTGCGTGGATGCCATCCATTACCAGAGCGAGCGTTGGACAGTGGCTCGTCGATGCCGTTGAAAGTAAAGAGTGGGACGGAAAGGCACCGGTAATCACGAATTAA
- a CDS encoding FAD-binding-3 domain-containing protein produces MSTTKVAIIGAGLSGLTLALALHQQGIEAVAYEQQSAPLDIGGAIMLSPNALRILDKLGVFKRMEPRSYKFEESYFLSQDEKLIDVFEFGSVAKYGYSGIRVYRFELINILLDLVREAGIQVVYGKKFDRIVSETEDSVTWLFTDGSESTASLLVGADGIHSRVRSYLHPDLQPKFTNMIGVTAAVPTEQLNMEKNEYKLPATFMHNKRGAFVIAPQLADGSEVLIGKQRIFAGEDPGRDAWKAMTSDKTWCIDFLREGSEDFPPIVANATSNISTDKVNLWPFYLLPKLDKWASTDKHSRVIILGDAAHAIPPTAGQGVNQAFEDVYTFAGILGHLKQGLGGALERWQKGRQGRIDRVIELNGEINQRRLPKEGDVEMKPFDLDWLYAVDLDKMVEEFVGGR; encoded by the coding sequence ATGTCAACCACTaaagtcgccatcatcggagCAGGCCTCTCAGGCCTAACTCTTGCCCTCGCCCTCCATCAACAAGGCATCGAGGCCGTCGCCTACGAGCAGCAAAGTGCACCCCTGGACATTGGCGGCGCCATCATGCTATCGCCTAATGCTCTTCGCATTCTTGACAAACTTGGCGTCTTTAAGCGCATGGAACCTCGAAGCTACAAGTTTGAGGAGTCCTACTTTCTATCTCAAGATGAGAAGCTCATTGATGTCTTTGAGTTTGGATCTGTCGCCAAGTACGGGTACTCCGGTATTCGAGTCTACCGCTTCGAGCTCATCAACATCCTTTTGGACTTGGTCCGTGAAGCCGGGATCCAAGTTGTCTATGGCAAAAAGTTTGACCGCATTGTCAGCGAGACTGAAGACAGTGTCACCTGGCTCTTCACCGATGGCTCAGAGTCCACCGCCTCTCTCCTCGTCGGCGCAGATGGAATCCACTCTCGAGTCCGATCATACCTTCATCCTGACTTGCAGCCCAAGTTTACCAACATGATTGGTGTCACCGCTGCTGTGCCTACGGAGCAACTCAACATGGAAAAGAACGAATACAAGCTCCCAGCTACCTTCATGCACAACAAGCGAGGGGCTTTTGTCATTGCGCCCCAGCTAGCAGATGGCTCAGAGGTTCTCATCGGAAAGCAACGCATCTTTGCAGGAGAGGACCCTGGCCGAGATGCCTGGAAGGCCATGACATCCGACAAGACATGGTGCATCGATTTTCTCCGCGAAGGCAGTGAAGATTTCCCTCCTATCGTCGCCAACGCCACCTCCAACATCTCAACCGACAAAGTCAACCTCTGGCCCTTTTATCTCCTCCCCAAGCTCGACAAATGGGCATCAACCGACAAGCACAGCCGAGTCATAATCCTCGGCGACGCAGCCCACGCAATCCCCCCTACCGCCGGCCAGGGTGTCAACCAGGCCTTCGAAGACGTCTACACCTTTGCTGGGATCCTAGGGCATCTGAAACAAGGGCTCGGTGGAGCGCTGGAGAGGTGGCAGAAGGGTCGGCAAGGACGGATTGACAGGGTGATTGAGCTGAATGGCGAGATTAATCAGAGGAGGTTGCCGAAGGAGGGGGATGTGGAGATGAAGCCTTTTGATCTGGATTGGCTTTATGCGGTTGATTTGGACAAGATGGTGGAGGAGTTTGTTGGCGGGAGATGA
- a CDS encoding DAO domain-containing protein, which translates to MSNSTEPTVVVVGAGIIGLTSALKIQQLLAESPTTQSTSVLLVAKEWPTSIPGAPISHSADYASMWAGAHVRPIPGSTPQLRREAKWLKHTVAELEHHRQSEPWVGIRSLPGIEYLEDPSPDYLKQDAQSFAAETGLSGYRKYGAHELPEGVKLAFEYDTYCINSPLYCSNLLRKFILQGGKTLQRELKSEEEAFTLASQVLFVVNASGMGFKDAKCFPIKGQIVLTNLAAADKTITKQLKDGSWSFIIPRSFNGGTVIGGTKEPGDWGIEPSLELRQRVLDNAKSIAAESCGQSQVLGPLKVIKDVVGRRPAREGGMRVETETKNSSQGAQYIIHAYGAGGRGYEMSWGVASEVADLAREVLRSTSALKSKL; encoded by the exons ATGTCCAACTCTACTGAACCTACTGTCGTTGTTGTAGG TGCTGGAATCATCGGCCTGACCAGTGCCCTCAAGATCCAGCAACTCCTCGCAGAGTCTCCAACCACTCAGTCAACATCTgttctcctcgtcgccaaAGAATGGCCAACCTCAATCCCAGGGGCTCCCATTTCCCACTCTGCTGACTATGCGTCCATGTGGGCCGGCGCCCACGTCCGACCCATCCCAGGCTCAACGCCCCAGCTCCGTCGTGAAGCCAAGTGGCTCAAACATACCGTTGCCGAGCTTGAACACCACCGCCAGAGTGAACCCTGGGTCGGCATTCGTAGTCTCCCGGGTATCGAGTATCTTGAGGACCCATCGCCCGATTACCTGAAGCAGGATGCTCAGAGTTTTGCCGCCGAGACTGGTCTGTCAGGTTATCGCAAGTATGGGGCCCATGAGCTTCCAGAAGGAGTGAAGCTGGCGTTTGAGTACGATACTTACTGTATCAACTCACCCCTTTACTGCAGCAACTTGCTGCGCAAATTCATCCTCCAAGGTGGAAAGACGCTGCAGAGGGAGCTCAAaagcgaggaagaagcttTTACACTTGCGTCTCAAGTTTTATTCGTGGTCAATGCGAGTGGAATGGGGTTCAAGGATGCCAAGTGCTTTCCTATTAAAG GCCAAATTGTACTGACCAATCTCGCCGCTGCTGACAAGACCATCACAAAGCAGCTGAAAGATGGTTCTTGGAGTTTCATCATCCCCAGATCTTTCAATGGAGGGACAGTGATTGGTGGCACCAAGGAGCCTGGCGACTGGGGTATTGAGCCATCCCTGGAGCTGCGACAAAGAGTTCTGGACAATGCCAAGAGCATCGCTGCCGAGTCATGCGGTCAGAGCCAGGTACTTGGGCCGCTAaaggtcatcaaggacgTCGTTGGTCGAAGACCGGCTCGAGAGGGAGGGATGAGAGTTGAAACAGAGACCAAGAACAGCAGTCAGGGGGCACAGTACATCATCCATGCTTACGGCGCTGGAGGACGCGGCTATGAGATGTCTTGGGGTGTTGCGAGCGAAGTGGCAGACCTGGCGAGGGAGGTGCTTCGTTCGACGTCGGCGCTTAAGTCAAAGCTGTAA
- a CDS encoding Protein YIP, with translation MSNYYSNQQPQYPGAGPSAAQNLQFFPSQYGPATGGTGTPQPGGAYGYGNQQAGFAGTPGAQGFSGAGYGAQGVSGRLGEQGGLRTGWVAAFSSEGYDGEPPLLEELGVNFGHIQAKTLAVLNPFRRIDSHLMDDSDLAGPLIFFLLFGFILLFSGKVHFGYIYGLAALGSVSLHLILSLMSPSDAGQQPQQPSYPQYSSEPSAPAPPPGQQGGHFSATLTYPRSASVLGYCLLPLVATSLFGIVMPMDTPLGIVFTTAAIMWCTYSASGMFCVVGRMKGMRGLVAYPLGLFYVGFGIMGIFSSRGSGSLSNAAAKLNG, from the exons ATGTCAAACTACTACTCCAACCAACAACCGCAGTACCCAGGCGCCGGCCCCTCGGCTGCCCAGAACCTTCAATTCTTCCCTTCCCAGTACGGTCCTGCCACCGGCGGCACTGGCACACCGCAGCCTGGCGGCGCATATGGCTATGGTAATCAGCAGGCCGGGTTCGCTGGGACACCTGGTGCGCAGGGCTTCTCGGGCGCTGGGTACGGCGCGCAGGGCGTTTCGGGTCGGCTGGGCGAGCAGGGAGGGTTGAGGACTGGGTGGGTGGCTGCCTTTTCGTCCGAGGGGTATGATGGAGAGCCGCCTTTGTTGGAGGAGTTGGGTGTCAATTTTGGTCATATTCAGGCAAAA ACACTCGCTGTGTTGAACCCCTTCAGGCGCATCGATTCGCATCTCATGGACGATTCCGATCTCGCAGGCCcgctcatcttcttcctcctcttcggcttCATCCTGCTATTCTCAGGAAAGGTCCACTTCGGTTACATCTACGGCCTTGCCGCCCTGGGCTCCGTGTCCCTCCACCTCATCCTCTCCCTCATGTCGCCCTCCGACGCCGGCCAGCAGCCCCAACAGCCAAGCTACCCCCAGTACAGCAGCGAACCCTCAGCACCTGCTCCTCCGCCAGGACAGCAGGGTGGTCACTTCTCCGCGACCTTGACATACCCCCGAAGCGCGAGCGTGCTGGGATACTGCCTGTTGCCTCTTGTGGCGACCAGCCTGTTTGGCATCGTCATGCCGATGGATACACCCCTGGGCATTGTGTTTACGACAGCTGCCATCATGTGGTGCACATACAGCGCAAGCGGCATGTTCTGCGTGGTGGGACGAATGAAGGGCATGAGAGGCCTTGTCGCGTACCCCCTGGGTCTGTTCTACGTCGGCTTTGGCATCATGGGCATTTTCAGCAGCCGAGGGAGCGGATCGCTGTCCAACGCTGCTGCTAAGCTCAACGGCTGA